A genomic region of Echeneis naucrates chromosome 24, fEcheNa1.1, whole genome shotgun sequence contains the following coding sequences:
- the LOC115037306 gene encoding beta-taxilin-like isoform X1 — METSVKTAKMVVPPQPDAASSSLDEGEVAPAARGSASDLFDPMLEFSRRLEDIVSTYGSAAGLLDQQSSVQAETEKMKEEAKDDITVSTETDVALVLQSLKNLTSPEEKLEDLVMKYAELAALRRCDEKKLCVLQRKLSVLLEEKQQMQAERRSSVAARSQLESLCRELQSHYSTLREDTIQRCREDEEKRKEMTSHFQDMLTEIQAQIEQHSSRNDKLCHENANLTDKLESLMNQCELREESLEKINKHRDLQYKLTEAKLQQANALLAEAEEKHKREKEYLLRETIDKTKKCFAMKEQELAMKKKLTLYAQKFDEFQATLAKSNEIYVRFKKEMDNMSAKMKKVEKESSLWRTRFENCNKALTDMLEERTEKGKEYDLFVLKIQKLEKLCHALQEERKVLYTKIKEVHQTNSTIPSRLLRSSEDSGEAEPDDADQRALLNPAEVEELQEKDPVLTEDMARLREEQAKLRALADSLLTTPADDEENNDDVDLEEDIVASAFVHFNTKPEIQVEPVSVPEQVGGVKSEAEARQPEAAKPDGEISETTPTVQQPGAEKVEVKEAQQDKPEEETTPSSENAEVKPEEADKLQQQEAEPEKVSEETPKSSAAPSNVDSAKKQAAKKKKKKGGKNAS, encoded by the exons ATGGAGACGTCGGTGAAAACAGCAAAGATGGTGGTCCCCCCCCAGCCCGACGCGGCGTCTTCCTCCCTGGACGAAGGCGAGGTGGCGCCTGCCGCCCGTGGCTCCGCCTCTGACCTCTTTGACCCCATGCTGGAGTTCAGCAGACGGCTGGAGGACATCGTCAGCACCTACGGCTCGGCGGCCGGCCTCCTGGACCAGCAG AGTTCGGTGCAGGCAGAGAcggagaagatgaaggaggaggcAAAAGATGACATCACAGTTTCCACAGAGACGG ACGTCGCTCTTGTCCTGCAGAGTCTGAAAAATCTGACGTCCCCAGAAGAGAAACTGGAGGATCTGGTCATGAAGTACGCAGAACTG GCAGCGTTGCGGCGTTGTGATGAGAAGAAGCTGTGTGTCCTTCAGAGGAAACTGTCCGTCCTGctggaggagaagcagcagatgCAGGCCGAGCGTCGCAGCAGCGTCGCAGCTCGCAGCCAGCTGGAGTCTCTTTGCAGAGAGCTGCAGTCGCACTACAGCACGCTGAGG gAGGACACCATTCAGCGCTgcagggaggatgaggagaagaggaaggagatgacCAGCCACTTCCAGGATATGCTGACAGAAATCCAGGCTCAGATCGAGCAGCACAGCTCCCGGAACGACAAGCTGTGCCACGAGAACGCCAACTTGACCGACAAACTGGAGAGCCTCATgaaccagtgtgagctgagggaggag AGTTTGGAGAAGATCAACAAGCACCGCGACCTGCAGTACAAACTGACTGAAGCCAAACTGCAGCAGGCCAACGCTCTGCTGGCCGAAGCTGAGGAGAAACacaagagagagaaggaatAT TTGCTTAGGGAGACTattgacaaaacaaagaaatgcttcGCTATGAAGGAGCAGGAGCTGGCCATGAAGAAGAAG CTGACGCTCTACGCTCAAAAGTTTGACGAGTTTCAGGCGACTTTGGCCAAAAGCAACGAAATCTACGTCCGCTTTAAAAAGGAGATGGACAAT ATGTCAGCCAAGAtgaagaaagtggaaaaagagtcAAGCTTGTGGAGGACGAGGTTTGAAAACTGCAACAAGGCTCTGACTGACATGCTGGAAGAG AGAACCGAAAAAGGCAAAGAGTACGACCTCTTCGTCCTGAAGATTCAGAAGCTGGAGAAGCTGTGTCATgctctgcaggaggagaggaaagtcCTCTACACCAAGATCAAGGAAGTCCACCAGACCAACTCCACCATCCCATCGAGGCTCCTGAGGAGCTCCGAGGACTCCGGCGAGGCCGAGCCGGATGACGCTGATCAGCGCGccctcctgaatcctgcagaggtggaggagctgcaggagaaggaCCCCGTCCTGACGGAGGACATGGCTCGCCTCAGGGAGGAGCAGGCCAAGCTGCGGGCGCTCGCTGACTCCCTGCTGACCACACCTGCCGACGACGAAGAGAACAATGATGACGTTGACCTGGAAGAAGACATCGTGGCTTCTGCGTTTGTGCACTTCAACACCAAACCCGAGATCCAAGTGGAGCCAGTTTCAGTTCCCGAGCAGGTCGGAGGTGTGAAATCAGAGGCTGAGGCTCGACAGCCCGAAGCTGCAAAACCTGACGGGGAGATTTCTGAAACGACACCAACAGTCCAACAACCAGGAGCAGAGAAAGTCGAGGTCAAAGAGGCGCAACAAGACAAACCAGAAGAGGAAACAACGCCAAGCTCTGAGAACGCTGAGGTCAAACCGGAGGAGGCCGACaagctccagcagcaggaagctgaacCGGAGAAGGTTTCAGAGGAAACACCCAAAAGTTCAGCTGCTCCTTCCAACGTTGACTCCGCCAAGAAACAGGcggcaaagaaaaagaagaagaagggcgGCAAGAATGCCAGCTAA
- the LOC115037306 gene encoding beta-taxilin-like isoform X2 yields METSVKTAKMVVPPQPDAASSSLDEGEVAPAARGSASDLFDPMLEFSRRLEDIVSTYGSAAGLLDQQSSVQAETEKMKEEAKDDITVSTETDVALVLQSLKNLTSPEEKLEDLVMKYAELAALRRCDEKKLCVLQRKLSVLLEEKQQMQAERRSSVAARSQLESLCRELQSHYSTLREDTIQRCREDEEKRKEMTSHFQDMLTEIQAQIEQHSSRNDKLCHENANLTDKLESLMNQCELREESLEKINKHRDLQYKLTEAKLQQANALLAEAEEKHKREKEYLLVQAAEWKLQAKTLTEQATVMQAQLTLYAQKFDEFQATLAKSNEIYVRFKKEMDNMSAKMKKVEKESSLWRTRFENCNKALTDMLEERTEKGKEYDLFVLKIQKLEKLCHALQEERKVLYTKIKEVHQTNSTIPSRLLRSSEDSGEAEPDDADQRALLNPAEVEELQEKDPVLTEDMARLREEQAKLRALADSLLTTPADDEENNDDVDLEEDIVASAFVHFNTKPEIQVEPVSVPEQVGGVKSEAEARQPEAAKPDGEISETTPTVQQPGAEKVEVKEAQQDKPEEETTPSSENAEVKPEEADKLQQQEAEPEKVSEETPKSSAAPSNVDSAKKQAAKKKKKKGGKNAS; encoded by the exons ATGGAGACGTCGGTGAAAACAGCAAAGATGGTGGTCCCCCCCCAGCCCGACGCGGCGTCTTCCTCCCTGGACGAAGGCGAGGTGGCGCCTGCCGCCCGTGGCTCCGCCTCTGACCTCTTTGACCCCATGCTGGAGTTCAGCAGACGGCTGGAGGACATCGTCAGCACCTACGGCTCGGCGGCCGGCCTCCTGGACCAGCAG AGTTCGGTGCAGGCAGAGAcggagaagatgaaggaggaggcAAAAGATGACATCACAGTTTCCACAGAGACGG ACGTCGCTCTTGTCCTGCAGAGTCTGAAAAATCTGACGTCCCCAGAAGAGAAACTGGAGGATCTGGTCATGAAGTACGCAGAACTG GCAGCGTTGCGGCGTTGTGATGAGAAGAAGCTGTGTGTCCTTCAGAGGAAACTGTCCGTCCTGctggaggagaagcagcagatgCAGGCCGAGCGTCGCAGCAGCGTCGCAGCTCGCAGCCAGCTGGAGTCTCTTTGCAGAGAGCTGCAGTCGCACTACAGCACGCTGAGG gAGGACACCATTCAGCGCTgcagggaggatgaggagaagaggaaggagatgacCAGCCACTTCCAGGATATGCTGACAGAAATCCAGGCTCAGATCGAGCAGCACAGCTCCCGGAACGACAAGCTGTGCCACGAGAACGCCAACTTGACCGACAAACTGGAGAGCCTCATgaaccagtgtgagctgagggaggag AGTTTGGAGAAGATCAACAAGCACCGCGACCTGCAGTACAAACTGACTGAAGCCAAACTGCAGCAGGCCAACGCTCTGCTGGCCGAAGCTGAGGAGAAACacaagagagagaaggaatAT TTACTGGTTCAGGCTGCTGAGTGGAAACTGCAGGCTAAGACACTCACAGAGCAGGCGACTGTCATGCAGGCGCAG CTGACGCTCTACGCTCAAAAGTTTGACGAGTTTCAGGCGACTTTGGCCAAAAGCAACGAAATCTACGTCCGCTTTAAAAAGGAGATGGACAAT ATGTCAGCCAAGAtgaagaaagtggaaaaagagtcAAGCTTGTGGAGGACGAGGTTTGAAAACTGCAACAAGGCTCTGACTGACATGCTGGAAGAG AGAACCGAAAAAGGCAAAGAGTACGACCTCTTCGTCCTGAAGATTCAGAAGCTGGAGAAGCTGTGTCATgctctgcaggaggagaggaaagtcCTCTACACCAAGATCAAGGAAGTCCACCAGACCAACTCCACCATCCCATCGAGGCTCCTGAGGAGCTCCGAGGACTCCGGCGAGGCCGAGCCGGATGACGCTGATCAGCGCGccctcctgaatcctgcagaggtggaggagctgcaggagaaggaCCCCGTCCTGACGGAGGACATGGCTCGCCTCAGGGAGGAGCAGGCCAAGCTGCGGGCGCTCGCTGACTCCCTGCTGACCACACCTGCCGACGACGAAGAGAACAATGATGACGTTGACCTGGAAGAAGACATCGTGGCTTCTGCGTTTGTGCACTTCAACACCAAACCCGAGATCCAAGTGGAGCCAGTTTCAGTTCCCGAGCAGGTCGGAGGTGTGAAATCAGAGGCTGAGGCTCGACAGCCCGAAGCTGCAAAACCTGACGGGGAGATTTCTGAAACGACACCAACAGTCCAACAACCAGGAGCAGAGAAAGTCGAGGTCAAAGAGGCGCAACAAGACAAACCAGAAGAGGAAACAACGCCAAGCTCTGAGAACGCTGAGGTCAAACCGGAGGAGGCCGACaagctccagcagcaggaagctgaacCGGAGAAGGTTTCAGAGGAAACACCCAAAAGTTCAGCTGCTCCTTCCAACGTTGACTCCGCCAAGAAACAGGcggcaaagaaaaagaagaagaagggcgGCAAGAATGCCAGCTAA